The genomic segment CACACTCCTCGGTTCAACCTCTCCCAGCTTCCATCTCCTGACTCTCCTCCAGACGGACTCGACGGCCTTCACGGCGTCCACGAGAAGCACCCCCACCTCTCCCCGGACGACCGCTGGCAGTCCCTCTTCCACACCGAGAAGAACGTGGACCACGACCCCTCGCCCTTTAACCAGTACTTCACCCCGGCCAAGCAGGTCGCCCACAAGGAGATCCTGCGCATCCTCAAGGAGAACGAGCCCAACACCATCTCCATCTGCGTCGTCGGCCCCATGACCAACGtcgccctcgccgccgccgaggacCCGGAAACCTTCCTCCGCGTCAAGGAGCTCTGCGTCATGGGCGGCGCCGTCCACGTCGAGGGCAACATCACCCCGCACGGCGAGTTCAACACCGTCGCCgacgccgtcgccgccgcgcGCGTCTTCGCCCTGACCTCCCCGACCCCGCGCTCCACTATGCCGCCCATCTCGGACAAGAAGTCGTCCCTGCCCCCTTACCCGGCCAGGCTGTCCAAGAAGCTCAAGCTGACGCTGTTTCCCCTCGACATCACGACTCCGCACCTGCTCCGCAAGAACTACTTCACCGAGACCATCAAGCCCATTGTGGCGTCCGGAAGCCCCCTCGGCCAGTGGGTCAACCACTTCATGTCAAAGTGCTTTGACAAGATCATCGAGATGGAGGGCGACGGACAGGAGCCCGGTCTCTCCTTGCACGACCCCTTGACGGTCTGGTACCTTCTGACGCAGTCCGACCCCAAGTGGAAGGCCACCGCGGAGCCGGAGGACATCCGCATCGAGACCACGGGCCAGTGGACGCGCGGTATGCACGTCATTGACCGGAGACTCCGCGTCAAGTACAACGAGGCCGCCCTCGAGGCCAGCGAGACGGGCGATGCCGTCGACGTCCTGACCCTGGCCGAGGTCCCCGGCGACACTGGCGGCTGGCTCAGCACCAGCAGGGGCAACAGGGTCAACAGGATGGTTGAGTCCCCCGGCGAGGACTTGTTTGCCCCAGACCTGATGAAGAGAGTTTTCGGATAAAGATAAGGAGACAAGGGACGTATATTTTCAGCCACCACCTTCTCTATGTGTGTGGGCGTGAGGGCTCTTTTGTTGTTGATGTCTCGTGTCAGCACAAACATGGTTTTGAGACTGTAGCAGCATAGAGGAGAGATCTGGATAGAAGAAGAAAGGCAGGCGCATACCCCGTAGGAAAACCCAATATCATTCTATAGCAACCCCCAAATATGTGCAAACGCCGTTGTTCTTTGTGTGTGTAGGTGTGTGATCATGCGCATGTGCATATGTGCATGAAATGCGCGCACGCCTGTCTGCCTGCCTGCCTGTCTCAATGGCAGCAGTGCAATCTCATGTCCTTCCCAACATTCGGGTATCCCGCTCGTAATCAAACATCCCGTGACTCGGTGTGTCACTCTCATTCTCGAGAACCATCTCTCTGCTCTTGTTTTGCTTTTCCTGTATGTATGCGTGGCTTTCATACGTGCTTGGTTCCTCCAATAGCAGAACCCTTGACTTGGGTCCAGTCAATGCTCTCGTCTAGCGCCTCGTCTACCAGGCCGATCGTGCAGACATTGTCGCCTCGGACGAGATAGAGGCCGAGGGGCACTTCGACAGAGGGTTCGCCACTCTCGGGGGTTTGGATGACTCGCTCTTGGGCACTGCTGAGGACCTGGGGCGCAAGATGTGTGTTAGCTAGGCGCAGCTCAGAAGACTCGAGAGAGAGTTGTGAAGAGGGGAGGGGAAGGGGTATTACGAGGTTCGTGGACTGGTCCGCAGCTTCCAATGTGCCCACCAAGATTCGTGAGTCCGACGTCACAATGAGGACTTTCTCTGTTAGGGAGAGGATGGTCAGTATGTCATCGGGGAAAGCAGCACTCAAGGTTGGTGGTTTGGGGGGGATGTACTGTTGAGGTAGCCTCCGAGGGTTGCCATAGCTGCGGAGATGTCGAGGTCTGAAGGTGTAGAAGACT from the Colletotrichum lupini chromosome 3, complete sequence genome contains:
- a CDS encoding LSM domain-containing protein, whose protein sequence is MATLGGYLNKKVLIVTSDSRILVGTLEAADQSTNLVIPLPLPSSQLSLESSELRLANTHLAPQVLSSAQERVIQTPESGEPSVEVPLGLYLVRGDNVCTIGLVDEALDESIDWTQVKGSAIGGTKHV
- a CDS encoding inosine-uridine preferring nucleoside hydrolase, with amino-acid sequence MSLSIICTATTTTPPSIPLEGGAFDASNDEGFGRSVARPSQLCQLLNATPTPFLLTQKGPGEKAGTTESHRQGHITSPGAPGCLFQGIYTGDRRRPDTSMSASPHHSPINIWFPISLLFSPAFLNEVILVFIEHFSTQFQEISSESNIAAMAPKNRVIIDSDPGIDDVMAMLLALSASPEELEVMMISVTYGNVPLQSCLKNVVALFHVLEKEIAWRKENGKPEGFESLKAYKPIVSVGAEHALEDDELAADYFHGLDGLHGVHEKHPHLSPDDRWQSLFHTEKNVDHDPSPFNQYFTPAKQVAHKEILRILKENEPNTISICVVGPMTNVALAAAEDPETFLRVKELCVMGGAVHVEGNITPHGEFNTVADAVAAARVFALTSPTPRSTMPPISDKKSSLPPYPARLSKKLKLTLFPLDITTPHLLRKNYFTETIKPIVASGSPLGQWVNHFMSKCFDKIIEMEGDGQEPGLSLHDPLTVWYLLTQSDPKWKATAEPEDIRIETTGQWTRGMHVIDRRLRVKYNEAALEASETGDAVDVLTLAEVPGDTGGWLSTSRGNRVNRMVESPGEDLFAPDLMKRVFG